Proteins encoded in a region of the Burkholderia ubonensis subsp. mesacidophila genome:
- a CDS encoding UvrD-helicase domain-containing protein, with product MSAGLNPAQNEAVRYLDGPCLVLAGAGSGKTRVITQKIAHLIEAKGFEPRHIAAVTFTNKAAAEMRERVSKLLEGKTLTTPGKEGRKVPVNQLTVCTFHSLGVQILRQEAEHVGLKPQFSIMDSDDCFGMIQEQIGTTDKGLIRKIQTTISLWKNGLIMPEEAMTIAANEDEHQAALVYRNYVATLHAYQAVDFDDLIRLPAELFARNEQVRDRWQNKLRYLLIDEYQDTNACQYELLKLLAGPRAAFTAVGDDDQAIYGWRGATLENLAQLGKDFPKLHVIKLEQNYRSTVRILTAANNVIANNPKLFEKKLWSEHGMGDSITVTPCNDEEHEAESVVFRLSAHKFERRAQFRDYAILYRGNFQARIFEQVLRRERIPYVLSGGQSFFDKAEIKDLCAYLRLIANADDDPAFIRAITTPRRGIGNTTLEALGSFAGQAKVSLFEAVYMGGIEARLSARQVEPLRMFCDFIQRLTERADKDPATVVLDDMMEAIHYEAYLYDAFDERQAQSKWQNVLEFLEWLKRKGTKPEAAEAVDGEAEGFHNADGLADTGKNLLGLIQTVALMSMLEGKEEDPDAVRLSTVHASKGLEYPHVFLVGVEEGIMPHRGGSEDDGPIDSERIEEERRLMYVAITRAQRSLHLNWCKKRKRARETVVCEPSRFIPEMGLDEAPPPTPEEAPMTPKDRLASLKALLQK from the coding sequence ATGTCCGCAGGCCTCAATCCCGCTCAGAACGAAGCGGTGCGCTATCTCGACGGTCCCTGCCTCGTGCTCGCCGGCGCGGGCAGCGGCAAGACCCGCGTCATCACGCAGAAGATCGCGCACCTGATCGAAGCCAAGGGCTTCGAGCCGCGCCACATCGCCGCCGTCACGTTCACCAACAAGGCGGCCGCCGAAATGCGCGAGCGCGTGTCGAAGCTGCTCGAGGGCAAGACGCTCACGACGCCCGGCAAGGAAGGCCGCAAGGTGCCGGTGAACCAGCTCACCGTCTGCACGTTCCACTCGCTCGGCGTGCAGATCCTGCGCCAGGAGGCCGAGCACGTCGGCCTGAAGCCGCAGTTCTCGATCATGGATTCGGACGACTGCTTCGGGATGATCCAGGAGCAGATCGGCACGACCGACAAGGGCCTGATCCGCAAGATCCAGACCACCATCTCCCTGTGGAAGAACGGCCTCATCATGCCCGAGGAGGCGATGACGATCGCCGCCAACGAGGACGAGCACCAGGCCGCGCTCGTCTACCGCAACTACGTCGCGACGCTGCATGCGTACCAGGCGGTCGATTTCGACGACCTGATCCGCCTGCCCGCCGAGCTGTTCGCGCGCAACGAGCAGGTGCGCGACCGCTGGCAGAACAAGCTGCGCTACCTGCTGATCGACGAGTACCAGGACACCAACGCGTGCCAGTACGAGCTGCTGAAGCTGCTCGCGGGCCCGCGCGCGGCGTTCACCGCGGTGGGCGACGACGACCAGGCGATCTACGGCTGGCGCGGCGCGACGCTCGAGAATCTCGCGCAGCTCGGCAAGGATTTCCCGAAGCTGCACGTGATCAAGCTCGAGCAGAACTACCGTTCGACGGTGCGGATCCTGACCGCCGCGAACAACGTGATCGCGAACAACCCGAAGCTGTTCGAGAAGAAGCTGTGGTCCGAGCACGGGATGGGCGATTCGATCACCGTCACGCCGTGCAACGACGAGGAGCACGAGGCCGAATCGGTGGTGTTCCGGCTGTCCGCGCACAAGTTCGAGCGGCGCGCGCAGTTCCGCGACTACGCGATCCTGTATCGCGGCAACTTCCAGGCGCGGATCTTCGAGCAGGTGCTGCGGCGCGAGCGGATCCCTTACGTGCTGTCAGGCGGCCAGTCGTTCTTCGACAAGGCCGAGATCAAGGACCTGTGCGCGTACCTGCGCCTGATCGCGAACGCCGACGACGATCCCGCGTTCATCCGCGCGATTACGACGCCGCGCCGCGGCATCGGCAACACGACGCTGGAAGCGCTCGGCTCGTTCGCGGGGCAGGCGAAGGTGTCGCTGTTCGAGGCGGTGTACATGGGCGGCATCGAGGCGCGGCTGTCCGCGCGCCAGGTCGAGCCGCTGCGGATGTTCTGCGACTTCATCCAGCGCCTGACCGAGCGCGCGGACAAGGACCCCGCGACTGTCGTGCTCGACGACATGATGGAGGCGATCCACTACGAGGCCTACCTGTACGACGCGTTCGACGAACGGCAGGCGCAGTCGAAGTGGCAGAACGTGCTCGAATTCCTCGAATGGCTGAAGCGCAAGGGCACCAAGCCCGAGGCGGCGGAGGCCGTCGACGGCGAGGCGGAAGGCTTCCACAACGCCGACGGGCTTGCCGATACCGGCAAGAACCTGCTCGGCCTGATCCAGACCGTCGCGCTGATGTCGATGCTCGAAGGCAAGGAGGAGGACCCGGATGCGGTGCGGCTGTCGACCGTGCATGCGTCGAAGGGGCTCGAGTATCCGCACGTGTTCCTGGTCGGCGTCGAGGAGGGCATCATGCCGCACCGCGGCGGCAGCGAGGACGACGGCCCGATCGACAGCGAGCGGATCGAGGAGGAGCGCCGGCTGATGTACGTCGCGATCACGCGCGCGCAGCGCAGCCTGCACCTGAACTGGTGCAAGAAGCGCAAGCGGGCGCGCGAGACGGTCGTCTGCGAGCCGTCGCGCTTCATCCCGGAGATGGGCCTCGACGAAGCGCCGCCGCCCACGCCGGAGGAAGCGCCGATGACGCCGAAGGACCGGCTCGCGAGCCTGAAGGCGCTGCTGCAGAAGTGA
- the gcvT gene encoding glycine cleavage system aminomethyltransferase GcvT, translated as MTALKHTPLNAAHRALNARMVDFGGWDMPVNYGSQIEEHQAVRTDAGMFDVSHMCVVDFTGSRVRAFFEHAVANNVGKLKTPGKALYSCLLNPQGGVIDDLIVYYFTEEFFRVVVNAGTAEKDIAWFNQLNEQGGYGVTITPRRDFAIVAVQGPNAREKAWTTIPAARAATSELKPFNAAQVAGTPFGDLTVARTGYTGEDGFEVIVPAAHVEALWSALQQNGVRPCGLGARDTLRLEAGMNLYGQDMDDTVSPLDAGLAWTVDLTTPRAFVGRDALERDGTRAAFVGLILQKENGKAGGVLRAHQKVVTPHGEGEITSGTFSPSMQESIAFARVPAAVQIGDTVQVQIRDKQLPARVVKLPFVRNGKVLAA; from the coding sequence ATGACTGCACTCAAACATACCCCGCTCAACGCCGCGCACCGCGCGCTCAACGCCCGCATGGTCGATTTCGGCGGCTGGGACATGCCCGTCAACTACGGCTCGCAAATCGAAGAGCACCAGGCCGTGCGCACCGACGCCGGCATGTTCGACGTGTCGCACATGTGCGTCGTCGATTTCACCGGCAGCCGCGTGCGCGCGTTCTTCGAGCACGCGGTCGCGAACAACGTCGGCAAGCTCAAGACGCCCGGCAAGGCGCTCTACTCGTGCCTGCTCAATCCGCAGGGCGGCGTCATCGACGACCTGATCGTCTATTACTTCACCGAGGAGTTCTTCCGCGTCGTCGTCAACGCCGGCACCGCCGAGAAGGACATCGCGTGGTTCAACCAGCTCAACGAGCAAGGCGGCTACGGCGTCACGATCACGCCGCGCCGCGATTTCGCGATCGTCGCCGTGCAGGGCCCGAACGCCCGTGAAAAGGCGTGGACGACGATCCCCGCCGCGCGCGCCGCGACGAGCGAGCTCAAGCCGTTCAACGCCGCGCAGGTCGCGGGCACGCCGTTCGGCGATCTCACCGTCGCGCGCACCGGCTACACCGGCGAAGACGGTTTCGAGGTGATCGTTCCGGCCGCCCACGTCGAAGCCCTGTGGAGCGCGCTGCAGCAGAACGGCGTGCGCCCGTGCGGGCTCGGCGCGCGCGACACGCTGCGCCTCGAGGCCGGCATGAACCTGTACGGCCAGGACATGGACGACACCGTTTCCCCGCTCGACGCGGGCCTCGCGTGGACCGTCGACCTCACGACGCCGCGCGCGTTCGTCGGCCGCGACGCGCTCGAGCGCGACGGCACGCGCGCCGCGTTCGTCGGCCTGATCCTGCAGAAGGAGAACGGCAAGGCGGGCGGCGTGCTGCGCGCGCACCAGAAAGTCGTCACGCCGCACGGCGAAGGCGAGATCACGAGCGGTACGTTCTCGCCGTCGATGCAGGAGTCGATCGCCTTTGCGCGCGTGCCCGCGGCCGTGCAGATCGGCGACACCGTGCAGGTGCAGATTCGCGACAAGCAACTTCCCGCGCGCGTGGTAAAACTGCCGTTCGTGCGCAACGGCAAGGTCCTCGCTGCGTAA
- the gcvH gene encoding glycine cleavage system protein GcvH, whose product MSNVPADLKYTDEHEWIRTEADGTLTIGITDHAQNTLGDIVFLELPPVGKQVKAGDAVGVVESVKAASDIYSPVSGEVVAINADAVDTPEEVNSDAYDVWLFKIKLAAGASTDGLLDAAAYAKLVG is encoded by the coding sequence ATGAGCAACGTCCCGGCCGATCTGAAGTACACCGACGAACACGAGTGGATCCGCACCGAAGCCGACGGCACGCTGACGATCGGCATCACCGATCACGCGCAGAACACGCTCGGCGACATCGTCTTCCTCGAACTGCCGCCGGTCGGCAAGCAGGTGAAGGCAGGCGACGCCGTCGGCGTCGTCGAATCGGTGAAAGCCGCATCGGACATCTATTCGCCCGTGTCGGGCGAGGTGGTCGCGATCAACGCGGACGCCGTCGATACGCCGGAAGAGGTGAACAGCGACGCGTACGACGTGTGGCTCTTCAAGATCAAGCTCGCCGCCGGTGCATCGACCGACGGCCTGCTCGACGCCGCCGCGTACGCAAAGCTGGTCGGCTAA
- the gcvP gene encoding aminomethyl-transferring glycine dehydrogenase, whose amino-acid sequence MKLEHPDRLMNRTPLSLAALETHDAFAERHIGPDAASQQAMLDTLGFATRAALIDAVIPASIRRAETLPLGPFAQPKSEAEALAALRALADKNQVFRSYIGQGYYDTHTPAVILRNVLENPAWYTAYTPYQPEISQGRLEALLNYQQMVADLTGLAISNASLLDEATAAAEAMTLLQRVGKPQSNVFYVADDVLPQTLEVIRTRALPVGIEVKTGPAADAAQSNAFGVLLQYPGVNGDVRDYRALTEAIHAAGGHVVVAADLLALTVLTPPGDWGADVAVGNSQRFGVPMGFGGPHAAYMAVRDEFKRQMPGRLVGVTVDAQGKPALRLALQTREQHIRREKATSNVCTAQALLAIMASMYAVYHGPHGLKTIALRVNRIAALVAAGVKQLGFATVNDTFFDTLTIDTGARTAQIHEFASAKRINLRRVSATQVGVSVDETTTRGDLADLLAVFAQAAGGTAPDVDALDAGLAGVAALPAGLERTSAYLTHHVFNRHHSETEMLRYLRSLSDKDLALDRSMIPLGSCTMKLNATSEMLPVTWPEFGQIHPFAPAEQTVGYREMIDQLEQMLVAATGYAAVSLQPNAGSQGEYAGLLVIHAYHASRGESHRDVCLIPASAHGTNPASAHMAGMKVVVVACDAQGNVDIADLKAKADEHSKDLAAIMITYPSTHGVFEQNVREICEIVHAHGGQVYVDGANMNAMVGLTAPGQFGGDVSHLNLHKTFCIPHGGGGPGVGPVAVGAHLAKFLPNQRSTGYARGEEGIGAVSAAPYGSASILPISWMYIAMMGAKNLTAATETAILNANYIAKRLAPHYPVLYSGPGGLVAHECILDLRPIKESSGISVDDVAKRLMDYGFHAPTMSFPVPGTLMVEPTESESQEELDRFIAAMIAIREEIRAVEEGRADREDNPLRHAPHTAAVVTANEWPHAYSREQAAYPVASLGTNKYWPPVGRADNAYGDRNLFCACVPMSEYA is encoded by the coding sequence ATGAAGCTCGAACACCCGGACCGCCTGATGAACCGCACGCCCCTCTCGCTCGCCGCGCTCGAAACGCACGACGCGTTCGCCGAACGCCACATCGGCCCCGACGCCGCCAGCCAGCAGGCCATGCTCGACACGCTCGGCTTCGCGACGCGCGCCGCCCTGATCGACGCCGTGATCCCCGCGTCGATCCGCCGTGCCGAAACGCTGCCGCTCGGCCCGTTCGCGCAACCGAAGAGCGAAGCGGAAGCGCTCGCCGCGCTGCGCGCGCTCGCGGACAAGAACCAGGTGTTCCGCTCGTACATCGGCCAGGGCTACTACGACACGCACACCCCGGCGGTGATCCTGCGCAACGTGCTCGAAAACCCGGCGTGGTACACGGCCTATACGCCGTACCAGCCTGAAATTTCCCAGGGCCGCCTCGAGGCGCTCCTGAACTACCAGCAGATGGTCGCGGACCTGACGGGCCTCGCGATCTCGAACGCATCGCTGCTCGACGAGGCAACCGCCGCGGCCGAGGCGATGACGCTGCTGCAGCGCGTCGGCAAGCCGCAATCGAACGTGTTCTATGTCGCCGACGACGTGCTGCCGCAGACGCTCGAAGTGATCCGCACCCGCGCGCTGCCGGTCGGCATCGAGGTCAAGACCGGCCCCGCCGCCGACGCCGCGCAGTCGAACGCGTTCGGCGTACTGCTGCAATATCCGGGCGTGAACGGCGACGTGCGCGACTACCGCGCGCTCACCGAAGCGATCCACGCGGCCGGCGGCCACGTGGTCGTCGCGGCCGACCTGCTCGCGCTCACCGTGCTGACGCCGCCCGGCGACTGGGGCGCGGACGTCGCGGTCGGCAACTCGCAGCGCTTCGGCGTGCCGATGGGCTTCGGCGGCCCGCACGCCGCCTACATGGCCGTGCGCGACGAATTCAAGCGCCAGATGCCGGGCCGCCTCGTCGGCGTGACCGTCGACGCGCAGGGCAAGCCCGCGCTGCGTCTCGCGCTGCAGACGCGCGAACAGCACATCCGCCGCGAGAAGGCCACGTCGAACGTGTGCACCGCGCAGGCGCTGCTCGCGATCATGGCGAGCATGTACGCGGTCTACCACGGCCCGCACGGCCTGAAGACGATCGCGCTGCGCGTGAACCGCATCGCGGCGCTCGTCGCGGCCGGCGTGAAGCAGCTCGGCTTCGCGACCGTCAACGACACGTTCTTCGACACGCTGACGATCGACACCGGCGCGCGCACCGCGCAGATCCACGAATTTGCGAGCGCGAAGCGCATCAACCTGCGCCGCGTGAGCGCCACGCAGGTCGGCGTGTCGGTCGACGAGACGACGACCCGCGGCGACCTCGCCGATCTCCTCGCCGTGTTCGCGCAGGCAGCGGGCGGCACCGCACCGGACGTCGACGCGCTGGACGCGGGCCTCGCCGGCGTCGCCGCGCTGCCGGCCGGCCTCGAACGCACGAGCGCGTACCTGACGCACCACGTGTTCAACCGCCACCATTCGGAAACGGAAATGCTGCGCTACCTGCGCAGCCTGTCGGACAAGGATCTCGCGCTCGACCGCTCGATGATCCCGCTCGGCTCGTGCACGATGAAGCTGAACGCGACGTCGGAGATGCTGCCCGTCACGTGGCCCGAATTCGGCCAGATCCACCCGTTCGCGCCGGCCGAGCAGACCGTCGGCTACCGCGAGATGATCGACCAGCTCGAGCAGATGCTCGTCGCGGCCACCGGCTACGCGGCCGTGTCGCTGCAGCCGAACGCGGGCTCGCAGGGCGAGTACGCGGGCCTGCTGGTCATCCACGCGTACCACGCGTCGCGCGGCGAGAGCCACCGCGACGTCTGCCTGATCCCGGCGTCCGCGCACGGCACCAACCCGGCGTCCGCGCACATGGCCGGCATGAAGGTCGTGGTGGTCGCGTGCGACGCGCAGGGCAACGTCGACATCGCCGACCTGAAGGCGAAGGCCGACGAGCATTCGAAGGACCTCGCGGCGATCATGATCACGTATCCGTCGACGCACGGCGTGTTCGAGCAGAACGTACGCGAAATCTGCGAGATCGTGCATGCACATGGCGGCCAGGTGTACGTCGACGGCGCGAACATGAACGCGATGGTCGGCCTGACCGCGCCGGGCCAGTTCGGCGGCGACGTCTCGCACCTGAACCTGCACAAGACCTTCTGCATCCCGCACGGCGGCGGCGGCCCGGGCGTCGGCCCGGTCGCGGTCGGCGCGCACCTCGCGAAGTTCCTGCCGAACCAGCGCTCGACCGGCTACGCGCGCGGCGAGGAAGGCATCGGCGCGGTGTCGGCCGCGCCGTACGGCTCGGCGTCGATCCTGCCGATCTCGTGGATGTACATCGCGATGATGGGCGCGAAGAACCTGACCGCCGCGACGGAAACCGCGATCCTCAACGCGAACTACATCGCGAAGCGCCTCGCGCCGCACTACCCGGTGCTGTATTCGGGCCCGGGCGGGCTGGTCGCGCACGAGTGCATTCTCGACCTGCGCCCGATCAAGGAGTCGAGCGGCATCAGCGTCGACGACGTCGCGAAGCGCCTGATGGACTACGGCTTCCACGCGCCGACGATGAGCTTCCCGGTGCCGGGCACGCTGATGGTCGAGCCGACCGAATCGGAATCGCAGGAGGAGCTCGACCGCTTCATCGCCGCGATGATCGCGATCCGCGAGGAAATCCGCGCGGTCGAGGAAGGCCGCGCCGATCGCGAGGACAACCCGCTGCGCCACGCGCCGCACACGGCCGCCGTCGTCACCGCGAACGAATGGCCGCACGCGTACTCGCGCGAGCAGGCCGCGTACCCGGTCGCGTCGCTCGGCACGAACAAGTACTGGCCGCCGGTCGGCCGCGCGGACAACGCCTATGGCGACCGCAACCTGTTCTGCGCGTGCGTGCCGATGTCGGAATACGCGTAA
- a CDS encoding SGNH/GDSL hydrolase family protein — protein sequence MGYQFATAALGPLLLAQGRYVRRVTPRLAEAAGPRSGVTGDGPPLRLLVLGDSAAAGVGVTTQRDALSGQLANALAPFRRVSWKLLARTGMTTQDLVDQLAAEPAEAFDAAVTSLGVNDVTAGVPPARWRAAQATLVELLATRFRVEHVILSAVPPMERFPALPQPLRWYLGLRAKRLNATLAGWAATQPRCTFLPCAVPLEPHLMASDGFHPGAAACTSWAAQAAAALRQRLDD from the coding sequence ATGGGATACCAGTTCGCCACCGCCGCGCTCGGCCCGCTGCTGCTCGCGCAGGGACGCTACGTGCGCCGCGTCACCCCGCGCCTCGCGGAAGCGGCCGGCCCGCGCAGCGGCGTGACCGGCGACGGCCCGCCGCTGCGCCTGCTCGTGCTCGGCGACTCCGCCGCCGCCGGCGTCGGCGTGACGACGCAGCGCGACGCGCTCTCGGGGCAGCTCGCGAACGCCCTCGCGCCGTTTCGCCGGGTGAGCTGGAAGCTGCTCGCGCGCACCGGCATGACGACGCAGGATCTCGTCGACCAGCTCGCCGCCGAGCCGGCCGAAGCGTTCGACGCGGCCGTCACGTCGCTCGGCGTCAACGACGTGACGGCGGGCGTGCCGCCGGCCCGCTGGCGCGCGGCGCAGGCGACGCTCGTCGAGCTGCTCGCCACGCGCTTCAGGGTCGAGCACGTGATCCTGTCCGCGGTGCCGCCGATGGAGCGCTTTCCCGCGCTGCCGCAGCCGCTGCGGTGGTATCTCGGCCTGCGCGCGAAGCGGCTCAACGCGACGCTTGCCGGCTGGGCCGCGACGCAGCCGCGCTGCACGTTCCTGCCGTGCGCGGTGCCGCTCGAGCCGCACCTGATGGCGTCCGACGGCTTCCATCCGGGCGCGGCCGCGTGCACGTCGTGGGCCGCGCAGGCGGCCGCCGCGCTGCGGCAGCGGCTGGACGACTGA
- a CDS encoding alginate lyase family protein: MVRLMFPGRESRHMRRRMRARTFVPTLVASLSLAAAGLGASGAARAAMNFCAAPALQSSETTQAEPGVQALVRGVDAHLGEQPKALPRVHTEGTLPHEGLYDQSVAAMKDMDLMRDAALAWRVTNDPRYLQFVDRFLSAWVATYQPSFNPIDETRFESLILAYDMTASALPVKTRNAASAFIAKLGAGYVAQIDAQKRPLAGTWRNNWQSHRIKLIALSAFTLGDRKMMNAAQRLFVEHLADNIAADGTTYDFTERDALHYAVYDLQPLVTAALAARRFNRNWLREKGANGATLAAALDWLAPYARGEKTHEEFVHSPVAFDAKRREAGLPGYTGQWDPKNATELFHLAARLDGRYARIAQQLSPTPPAWLAACLPLQAR, encoded by the coding sequence ATGGTGCGTCTGATGTTCCCGGGCCGCGAATCACGGCACATGCGGCGGCGCATGCGCGCCCGCACGTTCGTGCCGACGCTCGTCGCGTCGCTGTCGCTCGCCGCCGCCGGTCTCGGCGCGTCGGGCGCGGCGCGCGCGGCGATGAATTTCTGCGCGGCACCCGCGCTGCAGTCGAGCGAGACGACCCAGGCCGAGCCGGGCGTGCAGGCGCTGGTCCGCGGCGTCGACGCGCATCTCGGCGAGCAGCCGAAGGCGCTGCCGCGCGTGCACACGGAAGGCACGCTGCCGCACGAAGGCCTGTACGACCAGAGCGTCGCCGCGATGAAGGACATGGACCTGATGCGCGACGCGGCGCTCGCATGGCGCGTGACCAACGATCCGCGCTACCTGCAGTTCGTCGACCGCTTCCTGTCCGCGTGGGTCGCGACCTACCAGCCGAGCTTCAACCCGATCGACGAGACGCGCTTCGAGAGCCTGATCCTGGCCTACGACATGACCGCGAGCGCGCTGCCGGTGAAGACCCGCAACGCCGCGTCCGCGTTCATCGCGAAGCTCGGCGCCGGCTACGTCGCGCAGATCGACGCGCAGAAGCGCCCGCTCGCCGGCACCTGGCGCAACAACTGGCAGAGCCACCGGATCAAGCTGATCGCGCTGTCCGCGTTCACGCTCGGCGACCGCAAGATGATGAATGCCGCGCAGCGACTGTTCGTCGAGCATCTCGCCGACAACATCGCCGCGGACGGCACGACCTACGACTTCACGGAGCGCGATGCGCTGCACTACGCGGTCTACGACCTGCAGCCGCTCGTGACCGCCGCGCTCGCCGCGCGCCGCTTCAACCGCAACTGGCTGCGCGAAAAGGGCGCGAACGGCGCGACGCTCGCCGCGGCGCTCGACTGGCTCGCGCCGTACGCACGCGGCGAGAAAACGCATGAGGAATTCGTGCATTCGCCGGTCGCGTTCGACGCGAAGCGGCGCGAAGCCGGCCTTCCCGGCTACACGGGGCAGTGGGACCCGAAAAACGCCACCGAACTCTTTCATCTGGCCGCGCGGCTCGACGGGCGCTACGCCCGCATCGCGCAGCAGCTCTCCCCGACGCCGCCCGCATGGCTAGCCGCGTGCTTGCCGCTGCAGGCGCGCTAG
- a CDS encoding oxidoreductase, giving the protein MSSLLRIGLMGFGFAGATFHAPVIAASGRTQVAAIATGQPERAHAAYPDARVVPDLDALLALDDIECVVIATPNDTHFPLARRVLDAGRHVVVDKPVTLTSDEALALARLANARSRVFAPFHNRRWDGDFLTVRRLVESGELGRITYVTSHFDRFRPQVRVRWREEAARGGGLLLDLGPHLIDQALALFGLPDTVSATVKTRRDNGSAPDFVHLQLGYPDKDVALHASALSAIEPARFTLHGTRGSYQKFGLDTQEDQLKAGLTPDDVEFGGGNLPGVLRMLDGDVETERPVPTLDGQYAEFYRALAASIREGAPFPVTPQDAVDAMTIIELAAQSEHEGRRLPFVRKPV; this is encoded by the coding sequence ATGTCGTCATTGCTCAGGATTGGTTTGATGGGTTTCGGTTTCGCCGGCGCGACGTTCCACGCGCCGGTGATCGCGGCGAGCGGCCGCACGCAGGTCGCCGCGATCGCCACCGGGCAGCCGGAGCGCGCGCACGCCGCGTATCCGGACGCGCGGGTCGTGCCCGATCTCGACGCGCTGCTGGCCCTCGACGACATCGAGTGCGTGGTGATCGCCACGCCGAACGACACGCACTTCCCGCTCGCGCGGCGGGTGCTGGATGCGGGCCGCCATGTCGTCGTCGACAAGCCGGTGACGCTGACGTCCGACGAGGCGCTCGCGCTCGCGCGGCTCGCGAACGCCCGCAGCCGCGTGTTCGCGCCGTTCCACAACCGCCGCTGGGACGGCGATTTCCTCACCGTGCGCCGCCTCGTCGAATCCGGCGAGCTCGGCCGCATCACCTATGTCACGTCGCATTTCGACCGGTTCCGGCCGCAGGTGCGCGTGCGCTGGCGCGAGGAAGCCGCGCGCGGCGGCGGCCTGCTGCTCGACCTCGGCCCGCACCTGATCGACCAGGCGCTCGCGCTGTTCGGCCTGCCCGACACGGTGAGCGCGACCGTCAAGACCCGCCGCGACAACGGTTCGGCACCCGACTTCGTCCACCTGCAGCTCGGCTACCCGGACAAGGACGTCGCGCTGCACGCGAGCGCGCTGTCGGCAATCGAGCCGGCGCGCTTCACGCTGCACGGCACGCGCGGCAGCTACCAGAAGTTCGGGCTCGACACGCAGGAAGACCAGTTGAAGGCGGGCCTCACGCCCGACGACGTCGAGTTCGGCGGCGGCAACCTGCCCGGCGTGCTGCGCATGCTCGACGGCGACGTCGAAACCGAGCGCCCGGTGCCGACCCTCGACGGCCAGTACGCGGAGTTCTACCGCGCGCTCGCCGCGTCGATCCGCGAAGGCGCGCCGTTCCCGGTCACGCCGCAGGATGCGGTCGACGCGATGACGATCATCGAGCTCGCCGCGCAGAGCGAGCACGAAGGACGGCGCCTGCCGTTCGTGCGCAAGCCGGTCTGA
- a CDS encoding L-serine ammonia-lyase, with the protein MAVSVFDLFKIGIGPSSSHTVGPMRAALMFVQGLERDGQLDATAHVKVELYGSLGATGKGHGTDRGVMLGLLGDAPDTVDPETIAARLEAVRTSKTLALLGKHPVPFVLKEHIAFYRQALPEHPNGMKLRATDASGAVLVERTYLSVGGGFVVTAGAPNTKVLSAAEQMTHPFTNAAELLALTESTGKSIAQLMWENERAWHTEEETRDGLLKIWSVMQSCVSRGCGIGNPDADGNLPGPFQVKRRAPQLYRTLTGSPERALQDPLSMIDWINLYAIAVNEENAAGGRVVTAPTNGAAGIIPAVLHYYTRFTPGANEQGVIDFLLTAAAIGILYKLNASISGAEVGCQGEVGVACSMAAGALAAVLGGTPRQVENAAEIGMEHNLGLTCDPVGGMVQIPCIERNAMASVKAVNAARMALRGDGTHYVSLDSVIKTMRETGADMKTKYKETSRGGLAVNIVEC; encoded by the coding sequence ATGGCAGTCAGCGTGTTTGACCTCTTCAAGATCGGCATCGGCCCGTCCAGCTCGCACACGGTCGGCCCGATGCGCGCCGCGCTGATGTTCGTCCAGGGCCTCGAGCGCGACGGGCAGCTCGACGCGACCGCGCACGTGAAGGTCGAGCTGTACGGCTCGCTCGGCGCGACCGGCAAGGGCCACGGCACCGACCGCGGCGTGATGCTCGGCCTGCTCGGCGACGCGCCCGACACCGTCGATCCCGAAACGATCGCCGCCCGTCTCGAAGCCGTGCGCACGTCGAAGACGCTCGCGCTGCTCGGCAAGCATCCGGTTCCGTTCGTCCTGAAGGAGCACATCGCGTTCTACCGCCAGGCGCTGCCCGAGCATCCGAACGGGATGAAGCTGCGCGCGACCGACGCGAGCGGCGCGGTGCTGGTCGAGCGCACCTACTTGTCGGTCGGCGGCGGCTTCGTCGTGACGGCCGGCGCGCCGAACACCAAGGTGCTGAGCGCCGCCGAGCAGATGACGCATCCGTTCACCAACGCGGCGGAACTGCTCGCGCTGACCGAGTCGACCGGCAAGTCGATCGCGCAGCTGATGTGGGAAAACGAGCGCGCGTGGCACACCGAGGAAGAAACCCGCGACGGCCTGCTGAAGATCTGGAGCGTGATGCAGTCGTGCGTGTCGCGCGGCTGCGGGATCGGCAACCCGGACGCGGACGGCAACCTGCCCGGCCCGTTCCAGGTCAAGCGCCGCGCGCCGCAGCTGTACCGCACGCTGACGGGCAGCCCCGAGCGCGCGCTGCAGGACCCGCTGTCGATGATCGACTGGATCAACCTGTACGCGATCGCGGTCAACGAGGAAAACGCGGCCGGCGGGCGCGTCGTCACCGCGCCGACCAACGGCGCGGCCGGCATCATCCCGGCGGTGCTGCATTACTACACGCGCTTCACGCCGGGCGCGAACGAACAGGGCGTGATCGACTTCCTGCTGACGGCCGCCGCGATCGGCATCCTGTACAAGCTGAACGCGTCGATCTCCGGCGCGGAAGTCGGCTGCCAGGGCGAAGTCGGGGTCGCGTGCTCGATGGCGGCGGGCGCGCTCGCCGCGGTGCTCGGCGGCACGCCGCGCCAGGTCGAGAACGCGGCCGAGATCGGCATGGAGCACAACCTCGGCCTCACCTGCGACCCGGTCGGCGGGATGGTGCAGATCCCGTGCATCGAGCGCAACGCGATGGCGTCGGTGAAGGCGGTCAACGCGGCGCGCATGGCGCTGCGCGGCGACGGCACGCACTACGTGTCGCTCGATTCGGTGATCAAGACGATGCGCGAAACCGGCGCCGACATGAAGACGAAGTACAAGGAAACGTCGCGCGGCGGGCTGGCGGTGAATATCGTCGAGTGCTGA